The genome window TTCTCGTCTTCATGGGCATCGGACTCCGCATTCACTTCCGCGAGGGCCTGGCCGGGTATGATGCGTATCTCTCGCATGCCACGCTGGCGCTGGCGCTGGTCTTCTTCGGCGCGGGCCCCTGGTCGATTGACAACAAGTCGCGTCCGGCAACCGGCCGCCGCAGGTAGGAATGAACCATGCGTACCCTACTCGACGCCCTCCGCAATAAGGTTCTCCTCGCCTACGTCGCCATATATGCCGCCGCGCTCTGGCAGCTGAGCCGTCAGCCAGACTTCGAGCCCGCGGAAGCCATCGCCATACTGGCTCTCGTTGGTGTCCTGTTTTCCCTGCTGGCGCTGCTGTTCACGCGCAAGGTGGAAGCCCTGCCGCTGGCTGTGCGGTCGCCGGGAGCGGAACTCGCCGTGCTCCTCCTGTGGATGTTGCCTCTGGCGGCGTTCCTGGTATGGGGACTCGGCGCCTTGCGTAGCTCATTTCCCAACGAACCTGCACAATCCCTCGCCATGGCGGCCGCCAAGCTTGCGATGGTCGTCGTGATTCCCGGCCTCATACTCCTTCGGGGTTGGCACTACAAGGTGAGCGAGCTCGCGCCGGTGGGAGTCCGTTGGAAGCAGATCAAACCGGCGTTGTGGATGTC of Terriglobales bacterium contains these proteins:
- a CDS encoding DoxX family protein encodes the protein LTPLGLPNWLAPAASWVELLAAAMLVIGLQTRVAAAIILVFMGIGLRIHFREGLAGYDAYLSHATLALALVFFGAGPWSIDNKSRPATGRRR